One Pichia kudriavzevii chromosome 3, complete sequence genomic window carries:
- a CDS encoding uncharacterized protein (PKUD0C04740; similar to Saccharomyces cerevisiae YDR150W (NUM1); ancestral locus Anc_8.331) — protein MSQFDDLLEDWSETPLDSNSSHIPNSGSAGIPESMDLKNQLLQLQQKLNLSDIKPVRTPNGVDPEIHLPPTLSNTMATTTHDNDKSVDFLGDLSDSLLMESRRLNYENKQYKIKVKELSESNSMMKKELNNLNLLNDQLSKREENQTDKIWKLESDLESLQLSLEKSNNELKKVQSENLASKSSIESLKNAIDNLELEKQQLLDSTNSTIAKLNSQLYEYKESNDSLNDENDILHKNILALKAEVEELKLSADKNPNPVEEETSFSEFDDSIVLDPVPAFLTKDASDLDSKTLKKNINIIHRQMLKLKNQNSKMRLELRKAKLQSPIHGSQVQDDHINPDDSWTKFNDDSFAKKNVPELSYNADSENENDDDNNNNINTSFLSDLSELDGSSPVSSRKVSMAQIKSYMLIVPKTTLDTNPTITAEQIDFSKFKTLKLPENTVTSLLSCSEIVDNDGSDFASSENLQLIPLSLIDNLNGELNSLNMVVNTNPDKPQLSNPNISDTICKLKELRNEILEKFVLLPKTKHADILLEINNLNTEIRKANALNDEQLSQITSLRDQLNDPPLDLLKSKSESLDHIVIPKEKHNDIISKVGALENELETKSKLLDKLNSELFKLQEFNESPDIEYLKNKSLGHMHKLVSDSEYSELLKKISNLEYEIELKSESLSKLDGELSELRKDYESPDINYLKLKASAFDHSLIPQQKYSELLEKYSSLENEISTKTKTITSLESELNETTKKLNNEIKHKESLLEDTTAKLEKLKAQLEEPDLKFIKDKSEIHDHIAIPSAEHRGLLSEKIKLESEVGEKTALLDKMEGELESLKFKNNKLLELNRSISENVEISQAETKKFALDIEQLKKQLEEPSLTYIMTKSKSLNHVVLSDSEHAQISTDIKLAKKKIQELEDKYNDKVDCFEKLDSQLKKTNKSLESTASELDELKKRYENPTASYICSKAPDNGLVAIESENYRSTLLNVENLENKLNEVTSTASRLSEEFKCITSEKEKLEQMIHQPELEYIHEKAAILKHAVLPEDELAEMNSKLTVLEAKLEEKISRLDELQREKDSVDSRLQETLEELTDSQVKFHDLQDEFNKLQKLYDSPTVDYLKLKALSLNMVPVSTEELEKMKREVAKGDKTIEKLSLDIKSLEGEVLKLTVVLSEKEIEYNVLEKEFQKLTQERKGLLAKLDLPDAEFIKSKASLHKLQVISMAQHNSMVSELKTKTDKLEKMKRLKTDLDSKHKQIESLLKSQEELCEKIEKATSNLTSMEKELQTKEFKVNLLQKQVDSPTLDYIKEKASVYKHSLLPLSEVESLKKQIQETQESLVNKERELEAIKKIKEDLEIQGSKSVSLELHESTQEDLHVTKRELDDQKQLLNEHKQRIDKLREVENLLVEKESEMVKLKTISSELSCKLEELDLARSEIKDLKNKNKELDEKRKEIESMKKSQNDLQSKIDSLLLKEKELESALENLKSKDSQLKELESAYEAPEFAYLQEKAKSIGYLPIPIAEHNENLRKSDELKAVKSEMRELSNEVIALTSANKSLNETNTKLKSDLTELSVLKDSLESPDLEYLKEKSKKAGLIPLPIDDYDVLNDRLSTMSSEIKTLKSKLDASLAEKSNINEELKKLQHIQANPSMEYLKSKSASLGIIPIPIVEHTSLKSDLKRKNILVKENKQQLEEIKSLKAEISEKKAKLKETIDQLENLEKLRDNPNIEYLESKLDTLSYAAIKKNDLKLLETSKAEALKMVDSLKEKLSDVEFQLIEKESLLDELHRKVEKERKTHERELTEVKSKLALMELNYDNLKSENEVKEGKIEDLTKTVEEVEKSKLTLELQLRELQKQIEASTEAQNTAENKITTLTENINQKELQVQELKSQVESLKRDNKKYESINEEIKEVTSTLNNDLDCLKKKCELLETEKARYIQACSEFESTISDLKSVSESHEAEKERYREAKSELEISISGLKERCTLHEQSKNNAEEAIASLESELSKLRTELELHVKSKISSSNTIEEMESEICQLKSGIEVQSKSNTELEATVEKLEFEVKRLTEEADVLVQDKRAAQETKADLETEITKLKAQIESHEEEKRILNENIGQLLCEIRKLNEDVSDHEVQKGVASDKIVQSESQIDILRKELRSHQKEKELADAQIISLESKVASLKNEMSEHLGSKDQLASRIAQLESELSSMKGYAVDLEQKKDGMEKEISDLNAESEKVHNPFDKIQSAVNLEDYQKGMNMQKSSSIATVTSENVKNIENQPIELLISAISEAGYTVLSQLELENLLKSRTGEKRTTDLADISHEIENIESDIESKKSILAEMRSRRNSFASSASSIQTTASIPVENILSQKEAKLSEKIKEISASLSDLKAKKEKIQKQSYRLSDVSIEVPSQGLSVKLNKKISKLNSEIQLKEVELQSQQSALAAVRAYLDKSRDLDLPPIITPLHDETEKLESEIKELQQKYSEKKADMEKLKISLLQSDEPTILAKRLSFLGYNVTSPSGESLILEEIKLNGLTHHVRSIIMGKCFDKKNGCFNADQFLEENNLKIMGLQEVERMKNAAMFNIADIPLEDLKNRIKESGYTVVENKDWEELTEKSGEAKMPDFLDHSTLAEYASKLNLSLLSAEDVSRLKQRTITSRELANKANELNLVLLNEDEVKMLKANEPLTKENIVEKAKEFDLLCIPKSQFVATTVSRTPDIPNVTVLPNSYYKILTKSHEWYKKNKNTALKSVSQPPTIAENATLDIPEQFNPQQFAQPPGPGNTHLPGQNIDVLSLSTLDTVVSNKKEIIAAVTQTIIGDYLHKYYRKLGPFTSISDTRHERYFWVHPYSMTLYWCAINPVAGVPAKSQIKALSILDVQSVPDNNPLPPGLYYKSIVIRSYEKTIKITCPTRKIHNIWFNSLRYLLDRTSDSWVNDDDLENQYEQDFSLDKKTEIERMQSLRTPSIKRSPSGLSTRGTLRSASLRSHRK, from the coding sequence ATGTCTCAATTTGACGACCTCTTAGAAGATTGGTCAGAAACACCATTGGATTCAAATTCCAGCCACATCCCCAATTCGGGATCAGCAGGTATCCCCGAATCAATGGACTTGAAGAACCAACTACTGCAGTTGCAGCAGAAATTAAATCTTAGTGACATTAAACCGGTTAGAACGCCAAACGGTGTTGACCCCGAAATACATCTACCACCGACACTGTCAAATACGATGGCGACAACTACTcatgataatgataaatCAGTCGATTTTCTAGGTGACTTAAGTGATTCGTTGTTGATGGAATCTAGAAGATTGAACtatgaaaacaaacagtATAAGATAAAAGTTAAAGAGTTGTCagaatcaaattcaatgatgaagaaagaattgaacAACTTGAACTTATTAAACGATCAACTGAGTAAACgtgaagaaaatcaaactgATAAAATCTGGAAATTGGAATCAGATTTGGAGTCCCTTCAATTGTcattggagaaatcaaataatgaattgaagaaagtcCAGTCTGAAAACTTAGcctcaaaatcatcaatcGAAAGCTTGAAGAATGCCATCGATAATTTGGAAttagaaaaacaacaattacTAGATTCTACCAATAGTACCATTGCAAAACTGAATTCTCAATTATACGAATACAAAGAGTCGAATGATTCGCtgaatgatgaaaatgatatattACACAAAAATATTCTAGCTTTAAAGGCAGAAGTGGAAGAGTTGAAGTTATCAGCTGATAAAAACCCCAACCCTgttgaagaggaaacaTCTTTTAgtgaatttgatgattcgATTGTATTAGATCCAGTCCCTGCGTTTTTAACCAAAGATGCATCTGATCTAGACTCAAAGAcattaaagaaaaacatcaacataATACACCGCCAAATGCTCAAAttaaaaaaccaaaactcaaaaatgAGGCTGGAACTGAGAAAGGCTAAATTGCAATCACCTATACATGGCTCGCAGGTACAGGATGACCACATTAACCCTGATGATTCATGgacaaaattcaatgatgattcatttgccaaaaaaaatgttcCTGAACTGTCTTATAATGCAGAttcagaaaatgaaaatgatgatgataacaataataacattAACACATCGTTCCTTTCTGATTTATCTGAGCTAGATGGTTCAAGTCCTGTTTCCTCTAGAAAGGTCTCAATGGCCCAAATAAAGTCTTACATGCTAATTGTCCCTAAAACAACTTTAGATACCAATCCTACTATAACTGCAGAACAAATAGACTTCTCCAAGTTCAAGACCTTAAAATTACCTGAAAACACAGTTACAAGTTTACTATCATGTTCAGAAATTGTAGACAATGATGGAAGTGATTTTGCTAGCTCTGAAAACCTACAGTTGATACCCCTTTCTTTAATTGACAATTTGAATGGTGAACTCAATTCATTAAACATGGTTGTCAATACTAACCCAGACAAACCCCAATTATCCAATCCAAACATTAGCGATACCATATGCAAGCTCAAAGAACTGCGAAACGaaattttggagaaatttgTTCTACTGCCAAAAACAAAGCATGCAGATATTTTATTGGAAATTAATAATTTAAATACCGAAATCAGAAAAGCAAATGCCTTGAATGACGAACAACTGTCTCAAATTACATCATTAAGGGATCAGCTGAACGATCCTCCTttggatttgttgaaatcaaaatcagaaagTCTCGATCATATTGTTATCCCTAAGGAAAAGCATAATGATATTATATCTAAGGTTGGTGCACTTGAGAATGAGCTGGAAACTAAAAGCAAATTACTCGATAAATTGAACAGTGAATTATTTAAATTACAAGAATTCAACGAATCACCAGATATTGAGTATTTAAAGAATAAGTCACTGGGTCATATGCACAAATTGGTCTCTGATTCAGAGTATTCTGAACTACTCAAGAAAATCTCGAATTTAGAGTATGAAATTGAGTTAAAATCCGAATCTCTCTCAAAGCTTGATGGTGAACTATCTGAGCTCAGGAAAGATTATGAATCCCCAGATATTAATTACTTGAAGTTAAAAGCATCTGCTTTTGACCACAGTTTGATCCCccaacaaaaatattcagaattacttgaaaaatatagcagtttagaaaatgaaatttcaaCCAAAACTAAAACTATAACTAGTCTAGAGTCTGAGCTTAATGAAACAACCAAAAAGTTaaataatgaaattaaGCATAAGGAAAGTCTACTTGAGGATACCACTGCGAAGCTTGAGAAGTTAAAGGCACAACTAGAAGAACCGGACCTaaagtttatcaaagacAAATCAGAAATACATGATCACATTGCTATTCCTTCCGCGGAACATAGAGGCCTGCTAAGCGAGAAGATAAAACTTGAGAGCGAAGTTGGAGAGAAAACAGCATTATTAGACAAGATGGAGGGAGAGCTAGAAAGCTTGAAATTTAAAAACAACAAGCTTCTTGAACTGAATAGATCCATTAGTGagaatgttgaaattaGTCAAGCCgaaacaaaaaagtttGCTTTGGATATCGAACAACTAAAAAAGCAACTTGAAGAACCATCTCTCACTTACATAATGACCAAATCTAAATCTCTTAATCATGTTGTCCTTTCTGACAGCGAGCATGCGCAAATTTCCACAGACATCAAACTAgcgaagaagaaaatccaAGAATTAGAAGATAAATACAATGACAAAGTTGATTGTTTTGAAAAGCTTGATTctcaattgaagaaaaccAATAAATCTCTTGAGTCAACTGCTTCTGAGTTGGATGagttaaagaaaagatacGAAAACCCAACTGCTAGTTATATTTGTTCCAAAGCACCGGATAATGGATTAGTTGCTATCGAGTCGGAGAACTACAGGTCAACATTACTGAACGttgaaaatcttgaaaataaactCAATGAAGTGACATCAACTGCTTCACGGCTCTCAGAAGAGTTCAAGTGTATTACAAgcgaaaaagaaaagctCGAACAGATGATTCATCAGCCTGAATTGGAATACATCCACGAAAAAGCTGCGATTTTGAAACATGCGGTATTACCTGAAGATGAATTAGCCGAAATGAACTCTAAGTTGACCGTATTAGAAGCTAAGCTTGAGGAGAAAATATCTAGATTGGACGAACTCCAAAGAGAGAAGGATTCTGTAGATTCAAGATTACAGGAGACCCTCGAAGAATTAACCGATTCGCAGGTTAAATTCCACGACCTCCAAGATGAATTTAACAAACTTCAGAAATTATATGATTCACCTACTGTTGATTATCTCAAATTGAAGGcattatctttgaatatgGTTCCTGTTTCGACCGAAgagcttgaaaaaatgaaaagagaAGTAGCTAAAGGAGACAAAACAATAGAAAAGTTGAGTTTAGATATCAAATCACTTGAAGGTGaggttttgaagttgaCTGTTGTTCTATCCGAGAAAGAGATTGAGTATAATGTTCTTGAGAAGGAATTTCAAAAGCTTACCCAAGAGAGGAAAGGATTATTGGCAAAACTGGATTTACCCGACGCGGAGTTTATCAAATCAAAAGCTAGTTTACATAAACTACAGGTTATTTCAATGGCTCAACATAACTCGATGGTTAGCGAACTAAAGACGAAAACTGACAAgttagaaaaaatgaagagattgaaaacagatttGGATTCCAAACATAAACAAATAGAGTCCCTACTTAAATCACAGGAAGAACTATgtgaaaagattgaaaaagcTACTTCTAATTTAACATCAATGGAGAAGGAGttacaaacaaaagaatttaAAGTGAACCTTTTACAAAAGCAAGTCGACTCACCAACACTTGATTATATCAAGGAGAAGGCGTCGGTTTATAAGCATTCTTTACTCCCACTGTCGGAGGTTGAGTCATTGAAAAAGCAGATACAAGAAACTCAGGAATCATTGGTAAATAAGGAGAGAGAATTAGAggcaatcaaaaaaataaaagaagatttggaaattcaAGGTTCAAAATCTGTTTCATTGGAACTTCACGAATCGACACAAGAAGACCTTCACGTGACTAAAAGAGAGCTGGATGATCAGAAACAACTCTTAAATGAACACAAACAGAgaattgataaattgaGGGAGgttgaaaatttattaGTTGAGAAGGAATCTGAAATGGTCAAACTGAAAACTATATCTTCTGAGTTGTCTTGCAAACTCGAAGAATTAGATCTTGCGAGGTCTGAAATTAaggatttgaagaataaaaacaaagagtTAGATGAAAAACGTAAAGAAATAGAATCAATGAAGAAGTCTCAAAATGATCTACAATCAAAGATAGATAGCttattgttgaaggaaaaagaacTTGAATCTGCACTGGAAAATTTAAAAAGTAAAGATTCACAATTAAAGGAGCTTGAATCGGCTTATGAGGCACCCGAATTTGCATACCTGCAAGAAAAGGCAAAATCTATTGGATACCTACCTATCCCAATTGCAGAACACAATGAAAACCTAAGAAAGTCCGATGAGCTTAAAGCTGTAAAGTCTGAGATGAGAGAGCTAAGCAATGAGGTAATCGCATTAACTTCGGCAAATAAATCGCTAAACGAAACCAATACGAAATTGAAGTCTGATTTAACTGAGCTGTCAGTTTTAAAAGACTCTCTTGAAAGTCCCGACCTTGAATATCTCAAggaaaaatccaaaaaagCGGGTTTGATTCCGCTTCCAATAGACGATTATGATGTGCTAAATGATAGATTATCCACAATGAGCTCTGAAATTAAAACACTAAAATCTAAATTGGATGCTTCTCTGGCAGAAAAGTCAAATATTAACGAGGAACTTAAAAAGTTGCAACATATTCAAGCAAACCCTTCTATGGAGTACTTAAAGTCAAAATCAGCTTCATTGGGAATAATACCAATCCCAATTGTTGAACACACTTCACTAAAGTCtgatttgaagagaaaaaatattttggtaaaagaaaacaaacagcAACTcgaagaaatcaaatctttgaaagcTGAAATCAGTGAAAAGAAGGCAAAACTGAAGGAAACTATTGACCAGTTGGAGAATTTGGAGAAACTTCGTGATAATCCTAATATTGAATACTTAGAGTCAAAACTGGATACTCTTAGCTATGCAgcaatcaagaaaaacgATTTGAAACTTCTTGAAACGTCGAAAGCTGAAGCTCTCAAAATGGTTGATTCACtgaaggaaaaattatCTGATGTTGAGTTTCAGTTGATAGAAAAGGAAAGCTTACTTGATGAGTTACATAGAAAGgtcgaaaaagaaaggaaaaccCACGAAAGGGAATTAACTGAAGTGAAATCTAAATTAGCTCTAATGGAATTGAACTATGACAACCTGAAGTCAGAAAATGAGGTAAAGGAAGGGAAAATCGAAGATTTGACTaaaactgttgaagaagtagaaaaatcaaaattgacGCTTGAATTGCAGCTTAGGGAAttacaaaaacaaattgaagcATCTACAGAGGCTCAAAACACtgctgaaaataaaatcacaACCCTTacagaaaatataaatCAGAAGGAATTGCAAGTGCAAGAGCTGAAATCGCAAGTAGAAAGCTTGAAGAGGGATAACAAAAAGTACGAATCTATAAacgaagaaatcaaagaggTCACTTCTACGCTAAACAATGACTTagattgtttgaaaaagaaatgtgAATTGCtagaaactgaaaaggCCAGGTACATTCAAGCTTGTTCTGAATTTGAGTCTACAATATCTGACCTCAAAAGTGTAAGTGAGAGCCATGAAgcagaaaaagaaaggtaCCGCGAAGCAAAATCAGAACTTGAAATTTCGATCTCTGGATTAAAAGAACGGTGTACTTTACATGAACAATCAAAGAACAATGCTGAAGAAGCTATTGCATCTCTTGAATCTGAACTTTCAAAGCTGCGAACAGAGTTGGAATTGCATGTTAAATCTAAAATCTCATCTTCCAACACCATTGAGGAAATGGAATCTGAAATATGCCAACTCAAGTCTGGCATTGAGGTACAAAGTAAATCCAATACCGAACTTGAAGCAACAGTAGAGAAGCTCGAATTTGAAGTGAAGAGATTAACTGAAGAAGCAGATGTTCTCGTGCAAGATAAGCGTGCTGCTCAAGAAACGAAAGCTGATCTGGAAACTGAAATTACGAAACTGAAAGCTCAAATTGAGTCAcatgaagaagaaaagagaattttAAACGAGAATATTGGTCAATTATTATGTGAAATTAGGAAACTAAATGAAGATGTATCAGATCACGAAGTTCAAAAGGGTGTTGCTAGTGATAAAATTGTACAAAGTGAGTCTCAAATTGATATCTTGAGAAAAGAATTAAGATCAcatcaaaaggaaaaggaattAGCGGATGCCCAAATAATTTCTCTTGAATCCAAGGTTGCCTCCctcaaaaatgaaatgaGTGAACATCTGGGCAGCAAAGACCAATTGGCTTCTCGAATCGCACAGCTAGAATCAGAACTTTCATCCATGAAGGGATATGCCGTTGACCTTGAGCAAAAGAAGGATGGCatggaaaaggaaataagCGATCTGAATGCCGAATCAGAGAAAGTCCATAACCCTTTCGATAAGATACAAAGTGCAGTTAACTTGGAGGACTACCAAAAAGGTATGAATATGCAAAAATCCTCTTCCATTGCAACAGTCACTTCAGAAAATGTTAAGAACATTGAAAACCAACCAATCGAATTGTTGATATCTGCTATCAGTGAGGCAGGCTATACAGTTCTATCTCAATTGGAACTCGAAAATTTGCTGAAATCCAGGACAGGGGAAAAAAGGACTACGGACTTGGCAGATATTTCTcatgaaattgaaaatattgaatctGACATAGAATCTAAGAAAAGCATTTTGGCCGAAATGCGTAGTAGAAGAAATTCTTTTGCATCGTCGGCAAGCTCAATCCAAACCACTGCTTCCATTCCagttgaaaatatcttATCTCAAAAGGAAGCTAAGCTAAGTGAAAAGATTAAAGAAATATCTGCCTCTTTATCAGATCTAAAAgccaaaaaagaaaaaattcaaaaacagTCTTATAGACTCTCCGATGTATCAATCGAAGTACCAAGCCAAGGATTGTCAGTCAAACTGAATAAGAAAATATCGAAACTTAATAGTGAGATACAGTTGAAGGAAGTTGAATTACAATCTCAACAAAGTGCGCTTGCTGCTGTTAGAGCTTATTTGGACAAATCGAGAGATTTGGACCTACCTCCAATTATTACGCCTTTACATGACGAAActgaaaaacttgaatcGGAAATAAAGGAGTTACAACAAAAGTATAGTGAGAAGAAAGCGGATATGGAAAAACTTAAAATCTCATTACTCCAGTCTGATGAGCCAACGATACTTGCGAAAAGGTTATCTTTCCTAGGTTATAATGTAACTTCTCCAAGTGGTGAATCGTTGATattagaagaaatcaagcTTAATGGATTGACACATCATGTACGAAGCATAATCATGGGTAAATGTTTTGACAAAAAGAACGGTTGCTTCAATGCCGATCAGTTCctagaagaaaacaatcTTAAAATTATGGGTCTTCAAGAGGTGGAACGTATGAAGAATGCAGCAATGTTTAATATTGCTGATATCCCACTTGAAGacttgaaaaatagaaTTAAGGAAAGTGGATACACAGTTGTCGAAAATAAGGATTGGGAAGAGCTAACTGAAAAGAGTGGAGAGGCTAAAATGCCAGATTTCCTTGACCATTCAACATTGGCTGAATATGCAAGTAAGCTAAACCTGTCATTGCTGTCTGCTGAGGACGTTTCCAGGTTGAAGCAACGTACAATTACAAGTCGCGAGCTAGCTAACAAAGCCAACGAGCTGAACCTCGTATTGTTGAATGAAGACGAggtgaaaatgttgaaagCTAATGAACCATTaactaaagaaaatattgttGAGAAAGCTAAAGAATTTGATCTTTTATGTATTCCAAAATCCCAATTCGTTGCAACCA
- a CDS encoding uncharacterized protein (PKUD0C04750; Pfam Domains: UQ_con(7.2e-41)), producing the protein MIRLRKIQQAKAEAARNGTSPPTVNRSVAFMRAKKDIQEYEDIPSVEIQYDRDDPMHIKLQVIPDKGYYANGKFNFECTIPNDYPNSAPEFRCLQKIYHPNIDLEGHVCLNILRNDWKPTLTLQLVFAGILHLFLEPNPNDPLNKDAANDLAKFPESFGRHVKQAMMGGYVGEELFEPVVASMRNSQRYY; encoded by the exons ATG ATTCGACTTCGGAAAATACAGCAGGCCAAGGCTGAGGCAGCCCGAAATGGAACATCACCGCCAACAGTGAACCGTTCAGTTGCATTTATGAGGGCTAAGAAGGATATACAAGAGTACGAGGACATTCCCTCGGTGGAAATTCAGTACGATAGGGATGATCCTATGCATATCAAATTGCAGGTTATCCCTGATAAGGGCTATTATGCAAATGGTAAATTCAACTTTGAATGTACCATACCGAATGACTATCCCAACTCAGCACCCGAGTTTCGTTGTTTACAGAAAATATACCATCCGAATATCGATTTAGAAGGACATGTATGCTTGAACATTTTAAGAAACGACTGGAAACCCACATTGACGTTGCAGCTAGTGTTTGCTGGGATTTTACACTTATTTTTGGAACCGAATCCGAATGATCCCTTGAACAAGGATGCTGCCAACGATCTTGCCAAATTCCCAGAGTCCTTTGGCAGACATGTCAAGCAGGCCATGATGGGAGGATACGTTGGAGAGGAGTTGTTTGAGCCTGTGGTAGCATCAATGAGAAACAGTCAACGATACTACTAA
- a CDS encoding uncharacterized protein (PKUD0C04755): MAPIAISSLNLGAKHMIRLSSMTSRSSKLFLSYTSMKKSSMEQDYYASFALHNESLDNSHAEFVSTNAGGKVESGEMHFVKNSHNANTSPSDVKDGEFTPTVSSTNDISGHGHSHA; encoded by the coding sequence ATGGCTCCAATTGCAATTTCATCTCTTAACCTTGGTGCCAAGCACATGATTAGGTTGTCTTCAATGACCTCAAGAAGCTCCAAATTGTTTCTATCGTATACctcaatgaaaaaatcgTCAATGGAACAGGACTACTATGCCAGCTTTGCCCTTCATAACGAGTCTCTCGATAATAGCCACGCTGAATTTGTTTCCACTAATGCAGGCGGTAAAGTTGAGTCTGGCGAGATGCATTTTGTCAAAAACTCCCACAATGCAAATACCTCTCCAAGTGACGTCAAGGACGGAGAGTTTACACCAACTGTTTCCTCCACAAACGACATCTCTGGACATGGCCACTCTCATGCTTAG